TGGAACCCTTTCAAAATATCTTCAGGACTATTTTAATTTTTATCTAACGCAGTTAAATAAAAACAAGGTTCTTGCTGTAAAAAATGGGGGTAACGTCTATACTCTCTTTTTGCCTCCCATTCCAGGAAAGGCAGCTATAGAAGATATTACAAGAAAACTCCTTCGAAAAGCCTTTAAAAGAACTGTCCCTTCAACATGCACTCTTTCAACTATTAATACCTGTCAAGCAGACTGCCTTCATTGCAGTGCAGCTCAATCTATGAAACAAACTAAAAAGGCTCTTTCAAACGAAGAATTTAAGAATGTTATCGATCAGGCAATAGAACTGGGAGTGGTAAACATCACTTTAACAGGTGGAGAACCCTTGCTTAGAAAGGATCTTTTTGAGCTCATTCATTATGTAGATAAAGAAAAGACAATCTGCCCCATGTTTACTAATGGTGAATTTCTTACAGAAGCTAATGTAAAAAAGTTAGATGAAGCAGGTATATTTTCAGTAATGGTAAGCCTTGATAGCCCTGATGCCAAAGAACATGATGAGATGAGAAGAAGGCCGGGGTTATTTAATAAGGCAATAGAAGGGATAAAGAGAATGCTAGATAGAGGAATGCTTGTAGGCATATCAACTTATGCTAGCCAAGAAAACATTGCTGATGGTAAATTAGAAAAGCTTCTTTATCTTGGAAAAGACTTAAAAGTCCATGAACTAGTCATCTTTGATGCCGTGCCAACGGGTAGATTTATAGATAAAAAGGACTGTATGCTGACAGACTCGGATAGAGAAAAGATAAGAAAGATAACTGAGGAATGGCGAACAAATCCCGATTTACCTAATATTACCGCTATGTCTTGGGTAAATAGTCCTCAAGGCTCTGGCTGTTTTGGTGCCAATGAACAGTTCTATATGACAGCTTGGGGAGATATTACGCCTTGCGACTTTACACCCCTTGCCTTTGGAAATATAAGAGAAGAATCTTTGCAGACGATATGGATGCGGATGTTATCCCATCCAGCCTATAGTACCCCTCATCAAAAATGCAGGATGCAAGATCCCGATTTTCGTAAACAATATATTGATTGTATGCCTGCGGGAGCTGACCTTCCTATCGAACTCTGGAAGGATGAAAATGCATTTAAAGAATCAGATAATGGTTTTAAACCATCGGATTCTGCTAAAAAATCATCTATCCCATTAACGATCAGAACCTCTGGTTTTTAATATGTTTAATCTTGCAATAAGCTAACAAGATCTTCTTCTAGTTTTTTTTCTTCTATTACATTAGTCCTTATCCTTAACACCCAGAAAGGAAATTCTGTAGGTAAGTATCTGAGAAGTCTTATCCCATCCTTTTCTGTGGTTATCACAAGATCAATATTATTTGAACGAATCATATTTCGGATATAGTTCAAGTCTCTATCCGAAAAGTCATGATGATCTGGAAATATAAAGAAATCTTTAATATCTGCGTTTAAGGATTTTAGGGTAGACCTAAAAGATTCAGGCTCAGCTATACCACAAAAGGCTAACACTTTTTTGTTCTCTAAAAATGATACGTCTTCTTTAATGC
This sequence is a window from Nitrospinota bacterium. Protein-coding genes within it:
- a CDS encoding radical SAM protein; this translates as MNHYDILGLDLELENGKVEGKVTGTLSKYLQDYFNFYLTQLNKNKVLAVKNGGNVYTLFLPPIPGKAAIEDITRKLLRKAFKRTVPSTCTLSTINTCQADCLHCSAAQSMKQTKKALSNEEFKNVIDQAIELGVVNITLTGGEPLLRKDLFELIHYVDKEKTICPMFTNGEFLTEANVKKLDEAGIFSVMVSLDSPDAKEHDEMRRRPGLFNKAIEGIKRMLDRGMLVGISTYASQENIADGKLEKLLYLGKDLKVHELVIFDAVPTGRFIDKKDCMLTDSDREKIRKITEEWRTNPDLPNITAMSWVNSPQGSGCFGANEQFYMTAWGDITPCDFTPLAFGNIREESLQTIWMRMLSHPAYSTPHQKCRMQDPDFRKQYIDCMPAGADLPIELWKDENAFKESDNGFKPSDSAKKSSIPLTIRTSGF